In Blastopirellula sediminis, the following proteins share a genomic window:
- the rplV gene encoding 50S ribosomal protein L22, translating to MAFKASHRLARISARKVRPLADLVRGKFADEALDILRYQPHRGARMLEKVIQSALGNAQDVSQNRGQSLKQDNLVVAETRVDGGPIIKRFRPRARGTAYPILKRTCHIHVTLEEIEV from the coding sequence ATGGCATTTAAAGCATCCCACCGGCTGGCTCGCATCAGCGCCCGCAAGGTGCGTCCGTTGGCGGACCTGGTGCGGGGCAAGTTTGCCGATGAGGCGCTCGACATCCTGCGTTACCAGCCGCACCGCGGCGCTCGAATGCTGGAGAAGGTGATTCAAAGCGCCCTGGGTAACGCTCAGGACGTCAGCCAGAATCGCGGGCAGTCGCTGAAGCAAGACAACCTCGTCGTCGCGGAAACTCGCGTCGACGGCGGACCGATTATTAAACGCTTCCGCCCCCGGGCTCGCGGCACCGCTTACCCGATTCTGAAGCGTACCTGTCATATTCACGTCACCTTGGAGGAGATCGAGGTCTAA
- the rpsS gene encoding 30S ribosomal protein S19 has protein sequence MSRSQKKGPYVEPKLYYKVQKMEESGRKDPIKTWARACTIVPEFIGHTFMVHNGKAHLKVYVTEDMVGHKLGEFSPTRTFRGHGADKKKK, from the coding sequence ATGAGTCGATCCCAGAAAAAAGGCCCGTACGTCGAACCGAAGCTGTACTACAAAGTGCAGAAGATGGAAGAGTCCGGCCGCAAAGACCCCATCAAAACTTGGGCCCGCGCCTGCACGATCGTGCCGGAATTCATTGGGCACACGTTCATGGTTCACAACGGCAAAGCGCACCTGAAGGTGTACGTGACCGAAGATATGGTCGGTCACAAGTTGGGCGAATTCAGCCCGACCCGCACCTTCCGTGGTCACGGCGCCGACAAGAAGAAGAAATAA
- the rplB gene encoding 50S ribosomal protein L2 translates to MGIRKYKPTSAGRRNATVSDFAELTKGASPEKSLLRKMTKTGGRNNQGKITARHRGGGHKRRYRVIDFRRSKDGVAAKVDSVQYDPNRSARIALLHYIDGEKRYILAPDGLVAGQTVMSGPEAPPSVGNCLPLNKIPAGTTVHNIELAPGSGGAMCRSAGSSATLMAYEADWAQLALPSGEIRRVPATCRATIGKVSNPEHEKVQLGKAGRKRWLGRRPHVRGTAMNPIDHPHGGGEGRTKGGRHPVTPQGKPTKGGATRHKKKASNKAIIRRRRSRRYGVLKLIK, encoded by the coding sequence ATGGGAATTCGCAAATACAAGCCGACCTCCGCTGGGCGCCGCAACGCGACCGTTAGCGACTTCGCCGAATTGACGAAGGGCGCTTCGCCGGAAAAGAGCCTGCTTCGCAAGATGACGAAGACCGGCGGTCGCAATAACCAAGGTAAAATCACCGCTCGTCACCGCGGCGGCGGTCATAAGCGTCGTTACCGCGTGATCGACTTCCGTCGTTCCAAGGACGGCGTCGCCGCGAAGGTTGACTCGGTGCAATACGATCCGAACCGCTCGGCTCGCATCGCCTTGTTGCACTACATCGACGGCGAAAAGCGCTACATCCTCGCTCCCGATGGTCTGGTTGCAGGCCAAACGGTCATGAGCGGTCCGGAAGCGCCTCCGTCCGTCGGCAACTGCTTGCCGCTGAACAAGATTCCGGCCGGCACCACCGTTCACAACATTGAGTTGGCCCCGGGTAGCGGCGGCGCCATGTGCCGAAGCGCCGGTTCCAGCGCCACGTTGATGGCGTACGAAGCCGACTGGGCCCAGCTCGCTTTGCCGAGCGGCGAAATTCGCCGTGTCCCGGCGACTTGCCGAGCCACCATCGGTAAGGTCAGCAATCCCGAGCACGAAAAGGTGCAGCTGGGTAAGGCTGGTCGTAAGCGTTGGTTGGGTCGTCGCCCGCACGTCCGCGGTACCGCGATGAACCCGATCGATCACCCGCACGGTGGTGGTGAAGGTCGTACCAAGGGCGGTCGTCACCCGGTTACGCCGCAAGGCAAGCCGACCAAGGGTGGCGCCACGCGTCACAAGAAGAAGGCTTCGAACAAGGCGATCATTCGTCGCCGTCGTTCTCGTCGGTATGGCGTCTTGAAACTAATCAAGTAA
- the rplW gene encoding 50S ribosomal protein L23: MAITTNNSKLTLDPHQVLVRPLVTEKGVERSTENNQYAFEVSPQATKEDVKRAVETLFEVKVAKVNTQTRKGKTRRYRFRTGMTKAWKKALVTLDPEHRIDFF, translated from the coding sequence ATGGCTATTACCACGAACAACTCGAAACTGACGCTGGACCCGCATCAGGTCCTCGTTCGTCCGCTCGTCACCGAAAAAGGGGTTGAGCGTTCGACGGAAAACAATCAATACGCTTTTGAAGTGAGCCCGCAGGCGACCAAAGAAGACGTCAAACGCGCCGTTGAGACGCTGTTTGAAGTGAAGGTCGCGAAGGTCAACACGCAAACGCGAAAAGGAAAAACTCGTCGGTACCGTTTCCGTACCGGCATGACGAAGGCCTGGAAGAAGGCTTTGGTGACCCTCGATCCCGAACACCGCATCGACTTCTTCTAA
- the rplD gene encoding 50S ribosomal protein L4, producing the protein MPSLPIFDTTGKEVGKYDIESTDIAPRISKQLLHDAVVMYQANLRQGTHRSKTRGEVAGSTKKMYRQKGTGNARAGHKRSGVRRGGGHIHAKRPRDYSYRLNRKALQMATRMAFASKIQSGSVVVLNDLALSEVKTKQVADTLKALKVYGGSTLITIAALDEKVYKSARNIDKVTVSPVSELNALKILSPKRLVVTKSALDAIKEKAQAKTAKA; encoded by the coding sequence ATGCCAAGTTTGCCCATTTTTGATACCACTGGCAAAGAAGTCGGTAAGTACGACATTGAGTCGACCGACATTGCCCCGCGCATCAGCAAGCAGTTGCTGCACGACGCGGTCGTTATGTACCAGGCGAACCTGCGTCAAGGCACGCACCGCTCGAAGACCCGCGGTGAAGTCGCCGGTTCGACGAAGAAGATGTATCGCCAAAAGGGTACTGGTAACGCTCGTGCCGGTCACAAGCGTAGCGGCGTTCGTCGCGGCGGCGGTCACATCCACGCCAAGCGTCCCCGCGATTACTCGTACCGTTTGAATCGCAAGGCGTTGCAGATGGCCACTCGTATGGCTTTCGCTTCGAAGATTCAAAGCGGCAGCGTCGTCGTCCTGAATGACCTCGCCTTGTCGGAAGTCAAGACGAAGCAGGTCGCCGACACGCTGAAGGCCTTGAAGGTCTACGGCGGTTCGACGTTGATCACGATCGCCGCTCTGGACGAAAAGGTCTACAAGAGCGCCCGCAACATCGACAAGGTCACGGTCAGCCCGGTTTCGGAACTGAACGCCCTGAAGATCCTGTCGCCGAAGCGTTTGGTCGTCACCAAGTCGGCTTTGGACGCGATCAAAGAAAAGGCCCAGGCGAAAACCGCCAAGGCGTAA
- the rplC gene encoding 50S ribosomal protein L3, which produces MTQIFDESGNVVPVTVIEAGPCHVLQLKTQERDGYEAVQLGFGDKPRRLASRSERGQVAPLSSKRAKKQAAAGVEASAKPNCEPKKFVRELRGSIEGFELGQEVKVGILADVKSVDIVGTSKGRGYAGVMKRHNFAGQRATHGVKKVHRHTGGTGCSAYPSRTFKGMRMSGQYGAAKVTQRNVKVVKVDEENNLILVYGAAPGPNGGFVVVKATNMV; this is translated from the coding sequence ATGACCCAGATTTTTGACGAATCTGGCAACGTCGTCCCGGTCACGGTCATCGAAGCAGGTCCGTGTCACGTGCTCCAGCTGAAAACGCAGGAGCGCGATGGCTACGAAGCAGTGCAGTTGGGATTTGGAGACAAGCCCCGCCGCCTTGCCAGTCGTAGCGAACGTGGTCAAGTCGCTCCTCTCTCCAGCAAACGCGCCAAGAAGCAAGCCGCCGCGGGCGTCGAAGCTTCGGCCAAGCCGAACTGCGAGCCGAAGAAATTCGTTCGCGAGCTGCGTGGGTCGATCGAAGGCTTCGAGCTCGGTCAAGAAGTGAAGGTCGGCATTCTGGCTGACGTCAAGTCGGTCGATATCGTCGGCACCAGCAAGGGTCGCGGTTACGCGGGCGTGATGAAGCGTCATAACTTCGCTGGTCAGCGTGCTACTCACGGCGTGAAGAAGGTTCACCGTCACACCGGCGGTACCGGTTGCTCCGCCTATCCGAGCCGCACGTTCAAGGGCATGCGTATGTCGGGCCAGTACGGCGCCGCCAAGGTTACGCAGCGGAACGTGAAGGTTGTGAAAGTGGACGAAGAGAACAATCTGATTCTCGTCTACGGCGCTGCTCCTGGTCCGAACGGCGGTTTTGTCGTCGTCAAAGCAACGAACATGGTTTAA
- the rpsJ gene encoding 30S ribosomal protein S10, which yields MAQEVIRIRMEAYDHSILDQSALEIVDTAKRTHSEVHGPIPLPTRIERYTVLSGPHVDKKARQQFEIRTHKRLIDIVQATAKTIEALNKLNLPAGVDIKIKATSR from the coding sequence GTGGCCCAAGAAGTTATTCGCATTCGGATGGAAGCCTACGACCACTCGATCCTGGATCAGAGTGCTCTGGAAATCGTAGATACCGCCAAGCGAACTCACTCGGAAGTCCATGGCCCGATTCCGTTGCCGACCCGTATTGAGCGCTACACCGTGCTCTCGGGCCCGCACGTCGACAAGAAAGCTCGTCAGCAGTTCGAGATTCGCACGCACAAACGTTTGATCGACATTGTGCAGGCTACCGCCAAGACGATTGAAGCTTTGAACAAGCTGAATCTGCCGGCGGGCGTGGATATCAAGATCAAGGCGACCTCGCGATAG
- the fusA gene encoding elongation factor G encodes MNRKLETIRNIGVIAHIDAGKTTVTERMLYYSGASHRVGAVDKGTTETDFDEEERERGITIYSACVTFHWRNHVVNLIDTPGHVDFTAEVERCLRVLDGGVVVFSAREGVEAQSETVWRQANRYKVPRIAFINKMDREGANFEGALAEIRNRLKANPVAIQIPIGAGPPHLAEAFRGIIDLVEMKQLTFDNDVSPPAVKLTDIPEDQLDRAQEWRDKMLEPLYDFSEELMELSLAEEPIPADLIRSVLRQATLAHQIQPVLCGSALDGIGVQPVLDAVTYYLPSPQDIPPVEGTNPTKKDTKETRAPDPDEPFCGLVFKILPAKHGDMTWVRIYSGTLKQNSRLLNPGQDIKENCAQLWHIQASRKDQVETAGAGDIVGVIGLRHSVTGDTLCDTKAPILLESIEFPETVISMAIEPESSAERDKLSDTLEMMKRQDPTFRAIESKETGQTVISGMGELHLEVIRHRLLRDFKLNVKVHKPRVSYRETVGGSAKVTGECHRMVGGQQLFGKVTIQLEHVDNPAQPVTVITKCNPEKLPFHLIESAMEELRQRGAGGGVIGGFPLGDIKITVLDGEMAEVGTNDTAFAIAAGDAFEKAMKAAHPVLLEPIMKLQIVTPEENLGDFVGDIMKRRGEIAKTETRNGEALIEAHAPLAELFGYSSAMRSLSQGRASSSMEPLKYAAAPQEVANTFLM; translated from the coding sequence ATGAACCGCAAGCTTGAGACAATTCGCAACATCGGGGTGATAGCCCACATCGACGCCGGCAAGACGACGGTGACCGAGCGGATGCTCTATTACTCCGGCGCGTCCCATCGGGTCGGCGCCGTCGATAAAGGTACGACCGAAACCGACTTTGACGAAGAAGAACGCGAGCGCGGCATCACGATCTACTCGGCGTGCGTTACGTTCCATTGGCGCAATCATGTCGTCAACCTGATTGATACGCCGGGGCACGTCGACTTCACTGCCGAAGTCGAACGCTGCTTGCGCGTGCTCGACGGCGGCGTCGTCGTGTTCAGTGCTCGCGAAGGGGTTGAAGCCCAAAGCGAAACGGTTTGGCGTCAAGCGAATCGCTACAAAGTTCCTCGCATCGCGTTCATTAACAAGATGGACCGCGAAGGGGCGAATTTCGAGGGAGCGTTGGCTGAAATCCGCAATCGCCTGAAGGCCAACCCGGTCGCGATTCAGATCCCGATCGGCGCTGGCCCGCCTCACCTGGCGGAAGCTTTCCGCGGAATCATTGACCTGGTCGAGATGAAGCAACTGACGTTCGACAACGACGTCTCGCCCCCGGCCGTGAAGTTGACCGACATTCCGGAAGATCAGCTCGATCGCGCTCAAGAGTGGCGCGACAAGATGTTGGAACCGCTTTATGACTTCAGTGAAGAGCTGATGGAGTTGAGCCTGGCCGAAGAGCCAATTCCGGCCGACTTGATTCGCAGCGTGCTGCGTCAAGCGACTCTCGCCCATCAAATTCAGCCGGTTTTGTGCGGCTCGGCGCTCGATGGGATCGGCGTTCAGCCGGTTCTCGACGCGGTGACCTACTACCTGCCGAGCCCCCAAGATATTCCGCCGGTCGAAGGAACCAACCCGACCAAGAAAGACACGAAGGAAACGCGTGCTCCCGATCCGGACGAACCGTTCTGCGGGCTTGTTTTCAAGATCCTGCCTGCCAAGCATGGCGACATGACCTGGGTGCGGATCTACAGCGGCACGCTCAAGCAAAACTCGCGTTTGCTCAATCCGGGCCAGGATATCAAAGAGAACTGCGCTCAGCTGTGGCACATTCAAGCGTCGCGCAAAGACCAGGTCGAAACGGCCGGCGCTGGGGATATCGTCGGCGTTATCGGTTTGCGTCACTCGGTGACCGGCGACACGCTCTGCGATACGAAAGCCCCGATTTTGCTCGAGTCGATTGAGTTTCCGGAGACGGTCATCTCGATGGCGATCGAGCCGGAATCTTCGGCCGAACGGGACAAGCTGAGCGACACGCTCGAAATGATGAAGCGTCAGGATCCGACGTTCCGCGCGATCGAAAGCAAGGAAACCGGGCAGACGGTGATCAGCGGCATGGGCGAACTTCACCTGGAAGTGATTCGCCACCGCTTGCTGCGAGATTTCAAGTTGAACGTGAAGGTCCATAAACCGCGCGTCAGTTACCGCGAGACGGTCGGCGGCTCGGCGAAGGTGACCGGCGAATGTCATCGCATGGTCGGCGGCCAGCAGTTGTTCGGCAAGGTGACGATTCAGCTGGAGCATGTCGATAATCCGGCTCAACCGGTCACGGTGATCACCAAGTGCAACCCGGAAAAGCTCCCGTTCCACCTAATCGAATCGGCGATGGAGGAATTGCGGCAGCGGGGCGCCGGCGGCGGCGTGATCGGCGGATTTCCGCTCGGGGATATCAAAATCACGGTTCTCGACGGCGAAATGGCGGAAGTCGGCACGAACGACACCGCATTTGCGATCGCGGCCGGGGACGCCTTCGAAAAAGCGATGAAAGCGGCCCATCCGGTGCTGTTGGAGCCGATTATGAAGCTCCAGATCGTGACTCCGGAGGAAAATCTCGGCGATTTCGTCGGCGACATCATGAAACGCCGTGGCGAAATCGCGAAAACGGAAACCCGCAATGGCGAGGCGCTGATCGAAGCGCACGCTCCGCTGGCCGAATTGTTCGGATATTCGAGCGCCATGCGGAGTTTGAGCCAAGGAAGAGCGAGTTCTTCGATGGAACCGCTGAAATATGCGGCTGCTCCGCAGGAAGTCGCGAACACGTTTTTGATGTGA
- the rpsG gene encoding 30S ribosomal protein S7 translates to MARITASRDTLKPDPRYGSLLVSKFINCLMYDGKKTVAQNVFYDALDELKKKLPEVDPLDAFTQAIENVKPHIEVRSKRVGGAAYQVPMQVNRTRQQSLAIRWLLLAVRDKKGRPTHLKLADELYAAYNREGAAVTRRENVHRMADANKAFAHFAW, encoded by the coding sequence ATGGCCCGGATTACCGCCAGCCGCGACACCCTGAAACCCGATCCGCGATACGGATCGCTGCTGGTCAGCAAATTCATCAACTGCCTGATGTACGACGGCAAGAAGACCGTCGCGCAGAACGTCTTCTACGACGCCCTGGACGAACTGAAGAAGAAGCTGCCGGAAGTCGATCCGTTGGACGCCTTCACGCAAGCGATCGAGAACGTCAAGCCGCACATCGAAGTCCGCTCGAAGCGCGTCGGCGGCGCCGCCTACCAGGTGCCGATGCAGGTCAATCGCACGCGTCAGCAATCGCTGGCGATTCGCTGGTTGCTGCTCGCCGTTCGCGACAAGAAGGGGCGCCCGACTCACCTGAAGTTGGCCGACGAACTGTACGCCGCTTACAACCGCGAAGGTGCCGCGGTCACGCGTCGCGAAAACGTTCACCGCATGGCCGACGCGAACAAGGCTTTCGCCCACTTCGCTTGGTAA
- the rpsL gene encoding 30S ribosomal protein S12, with the protein MPTINQLIRRPRKKKRKFSKSPVLEKCPQKRGVCLQVRTMTPKKPNSALRKICRVRLSNGKEVTVYIPGEGHSLQEHSIVLVRGGRVRDLPGVRYQVVRGSLDALGVNGRKQSRSRYGAKKS; encoded by the coding sequence ATGCCCACGATTAACCAGTTGATTCGGCGACCGCGTAAGAAGAAGCGCAAGTTCTCGAAGTCGCCGGTCCTTGAAAAGTGCCCGCAGAAGCGCGGCGTTTGCCTTCAGGTTCGTACCATGACCCCGAAGAAGCCGAACTCGGCTCTTCGTAAGATTTGCCGCGTTCGTCTGTCGAACGGCAAAGAAGTCACCGTGTACATCCCGGGCGAAGGCCACAGCCTGCAGGAACACTCGATCGTGCTGGTGCGCGGCGGTCGTGTTCGCGACCTGCCGGGCGTTCGCTATCAAGTCGTCCGCGGTTCGCTCGACGCCCTGGGCGTGAACGGCCGTAAGCAGTCTCGCAGCCGTTACGGCGCCAAGAAGAGCTAA